In Candidatus Beckwithbacteria bacterium, a single genomic region encodes these proteins:
- the rny gene encoding ribonuclease Y: protein MSFFNRLSTIFAGQTKDKPAIQKPSQTVTPKVQKPHKGQVAQVDKTKLKKLQEQYLQDAKTKAREILIEAKDEAFKLKQEAEESLRDKRKEIDELQQKLYQTQADVDRKVGTLEERERHQQALQKQLDEKFTELEKIKTEQLEKLERAASLTREEAKKLILEAVEKKTKSDIGRMIKEAEDEAHEQAEEKARDIIVEAMRHGATDYVAEYTVSSVKISDEEIKGRVIGREGRNIRAFEQATGVDVDLDEEGAIRLSCFDSVRREIAKVALEKLIRDGRIQPSRIEEVVAKTKEELERVMYKEGENLCHRVKVYNLPREIMAMLGRFKYRYSYGQNLITHTLEETKIGIALAQELGANVNVVRLGCLLHDIGKVITDEEGTHVQVGVEFLKKYQIPKAVIDAVAQHHEDEEFSSVESVLVYIADAISGARPGARYEDYEGYVKRMQELEEAARGFEGVKEAFAIQAGREVRVVVDPKARNDASTYKLAGDIRDKIKKELTYPGSVKVTVIRELRTSEIAN from the coding sequence ATGTCATTTTTCAATCGACTGTCAACGATTTTTGCTGGCCAAACAAAAGATAAACCAGCTATCCAAAAACCTTCCCAAACTGTTACTCCAAAGGTTCAAAAACCTCACAAAGGACAGGTTGCGCAAGTAGATAAAACTAAGCTAAAAAAACTTCAGGAGCAGTATCTTCAAGATGCTAAAACCAAGGCTCGGGAAATTTTAATTGAAGCTAAAGATGAAGCCTTTAAGCTAAAGCAAGAAGCTGAAGAATCGTTACGGGATAAGCGTAAAGAAATTGATGAGCTGCAACAAAAACTTTACCAAACCCAAGCCGATGTTGATCGCAAAGTCGGAACACTAGAAGAGCGGGAACGTCATCAGCAAGCATTACAAAAACAGCTGGATGAGAAGTTTACCGAACTAGAAAAGATCAAAACTGAACAGCTAGAAAAACTAGAGCGAGCTGCTTCTTTAACTCGTGAAGAAGCTAAAAAACTTATCCTAGAAGCAGTCGAGAAAAAGACCAAATCCGATATTGGCCGAATGATTAAAGAAGCTGAAGATGAGGCTCACGAGCAAGCTGAAGAAAAAGCCCGCGATATTATTGTTGAAGCCATGCGACATGGAGCTACTGACTATGTAGCTGAATACACAGTCTCTTCGGTCAAAATTTCTGATGAAGAAATTAAAGGCCGGGTTATTGGTCGGGAAGGCCGGAATATCCGAGCTTTTGAGCAAGCTACTGGAGTAGATGTAGACTTGGATGAAGAAGGCGCAATCAGACTTTCTTGCTTTGATTCAGTGCGGCGTGAAATAGCCAAAGTTGCTTTGGAAAAACTAATTCGAGATGGCCGTATTCAACCTTCTCGAATTGAGGAGGTAGTCGCTAAGACTAAAGAAGAACTAGAACGAGTTATGTATAAAGAAGGCGAAAATCTTTGCCATCGGGTCAAAGTCTACAATTTGCCTCGCGAAATTATGGCTATGCTGGGACGGTTTAAATATCGTTACAGTTATGGTCAAAACCTGATTACCCACACTTTGGAAGAGACTAAAATCGGGATTGCCCTGGCTCAGGAACTTGGTGCCAATGTTAATGTCGTCCGGCTTGGTTGTTTGCTTCATGATATTGGTAAAGTGATTACCGATGAAGAAGGAACTCACGTTCAAGTCGGAGTTGAGTTTTTGAAAAAATATCAAATTCCCAAAGCCGTTATTGATGCTGTAGCTCAACACCATGAAGACGAAGAATTTTCTTCTGTTGAATCAGTTTTGGTTTATATTGCTGATGCGATTTCCGGTGCTAGACCAGGAGCTCGGTATGAAGACTATGAAGGTTATGTCAAACGGATGCAGGAGCTGGAGGAAGCAGCTAGAGGCTTTGAGGGAGTTAAAGAAGCCTTTGCAATTCAAGCTGGTCGTGAGGTTCGAGTAGTGGTCGATCCCAAAGCTCGCAACGATGCTTCGACCTACAAATTAGCTGGAGATATCAGGGATAAAATCAAAAAAGAACTAACCTATCCAGGGTCAGTCAAAGTAACTGTAATCCGGGAATTACGAACCAGCGAGATAGCTAATTAG
- a CDS encoding HU family DNA-binding protein — MTKSQIVEIVAKQASLTKKAAREAIDALLSEVERKLQKGEKVVLSGFGTFKVTKVKDKKGRNPQTGNDLVIKGHRAVRFLVSKSLKKAVK, encoded by the coding sequence ATGACAAAATCTCAAATCGTAGAAATTGTAGCTAAACAAGCTAGTCTGACCAAAAAAGCTGCTCGAGAAGCAATTGATGCATTATTGAGTGAAGTTGAGCGAAAATTACAAAAGGGTGAGAAAGTAGTTTTGTCAGGATTTGGAACTTTCAAAGTTACTAAGGTTAAAGATAAAAAAGGCCGCAATCCTCAAACTGGAAACGATTTAGTTATCAAAGGCCATCGAGCTGTCCGCTTTTTAGTTTCTAAATCTTTGAAAAAAGCCGTTAAGTAA